TGCCACCGGTGCCGTGGAGCACTCGCCGAAAGAATATCTCTACGGGAGCGACAGCCGTGTCATGACGCTGATGGATCTCGAGGGGCGCCTTGCCTTGAAGGATGAGGTCCTCGTGAAGGCCCGCGAGATTGCCTTCATTCAGTGCGTGGGATCGCGCAACGAAGAGAGGCCCTACTGCAGCCGCATCTGCTGCACAGGCGCCGTGAAGAGGGCGATACTCCTCAAGGAGCAGAATCCCGCGGCGGCCATCTATATCCTGTACCGCGACATCAGGACTTTCGGCTTCAGAGAGGAGCTCTATGCCCGGGCAAGGGAGAGGGGCATCATATTCATTCACCACGCCGACAGTGAAAAGCCCGTGCTGGATGCTGCCGGCGGCACGCTTTCCCTCACGGTGAGGGACACGACCCTGGGCTGCACCGTAAAGCTCTCTCCTGACCTGGTGGTGCTGAGCGCCGCCACGGTCCCCTCACCGGGAGCCGAAGCCTTCGTCGAGATCATGAAAGTGCCTGTCACGGCCGACGGCTTTTTCCTCGAGGCCCACATGAAGCTCAGGCCCGTGGAATTCGCCTCGAAAGGCATCTTCCTCTGCGGCACGGCCCACTACCCCAAGTTCATGGACGAGACTGTCGCCCAAGCCTGCGCCGCTGCCGAGAGGGCCGCCACCATCCTCTCGAGGGACTTCGTAGAGGTCGAAGGAATCGTGGCGCGCGTCAACAGCAACAAGTGCATAGCCTGCCTCACCTGCGTGAGAAGCTGCCCGTACAATGTCCCGAAGATCCTGCACCGCACCAGGACGGCAACGGCTGCTTACATTGAAGAGGCTGAATGCCACGGCTGCGGGACCTGCGCCAGCGAATGCCCCGCCAAAGCGATCACCCTTCTGCATTATTCCGATGCCGAGGTCTTCGCCACGAGCTGCGGCCTGCTGGCCCCCGAAGAATGTCCCGGCGGGGTGACGGCGCCGGGCAAGCCAACGTAAGGAGAGAGCATGGAGAACTTCGAGCCCCAGATAATCGCCTTCTGCTGCCACTACTGCGCCTTTGCCGCGGCGGACCTCGCAGGCTCCATGAGGCTTGAATACCCTCCCAACGTGAAAATAATCAGGCTCCCGTGCACCGGCAAGATAGATGTCCTCCACCTCCTTAAAAGCTTCGAGGAGGGTGCCGACGGCATCTTCGTGGCGGGATGCCTCGAGGGAACCTGCCACTTCCTGAAGGGCAACATAAGGGCTAAAAGACGCGTGGAGTATGCCCGCGAGCTTATGACCGAGGCAGGAATTGACGCCGAGAGGCTCGCCATGTACAACCTCTCCTCCGCCGAGGGGAGCCGCTTTGCTGCCATCGCCCGCGAGATGACGGCAAAGATAAGGAAGCTGGGCCCCCTTGGAAGGCCCGTGAGAGAGCGGGTATGAGGTGCGTCAGCACAGAAAGGAACGCTGATGAAAGGCGAACAGTGTGACACGGCTTTGAGCGCAGGGCTGCTTGGCTCTGAGTTCACTGCGGCAATTGCGAAGCTATCGGGCTCAAAGGTGACCCTCTGCTACCAGTGCCACCGGTGCTCGAGCGGCTGCCCCATCTCCCGCTTTGCCATGGACGACGCGCCTTCGAAGATAATCCACGCCATAAGGCTGGGCCTCAAGGACATGGTCCTCGGGAGCAACACGATCTGGATATGCGCCTCCTGCAAGACCTGCACGGCGCGGTGCCCCCAGGGGATCGATATCGCCGCCGTTATGGATGCCGCGAGAAAGATATCCCTCAGGGAAGGCTTCAATCCACCGGAAAAGGATATTACCATATTCTACGAGGAGATGCTCAGGATGGTAAAGCTCACCGGGAGATCCTTCGAGCCCGGCCTCATCGGCATGCTCAAGCTCCGCACCGGGAACTTCACCGAGGACCTGGGCCTGGGCCTCACGCTGCTCCTTAAGGGAAAGCTCCCCGTGCTGCCCCATATCTCGTCGGCAACGCCTGAGCTCAACAGGCTTATAAGCCGCGCAAGGAAGATGGAGGAGGGGAAATGAAGGATCGCTACGCGCTCTACGAAGGCTGCTCCCTCCATGGCACGGGCCGGGAGTACTACGAGTCCCTCAAGGCGGTCTTCAAAATCCTCGCAGTACGCCTGGACAAGGTGCAGCACTGGACGTGCTGCGGCACGTCGTCGCGAATCTCTGAGAGCCCCCTCGTGGCTGCCGCTCTTCCCCTCAGGAACATCATCCAGGCCGAGAAGCAGGGGAAAACCGATGTGCTCGCACCCTGCGCCGCGTGCTTCGCCCGCCTCAAGGACTCCCTTTACAAATACAGGGAGAAGGCGGAGCTCCGGGAGTCGCTCCGCTCCCTCTTTGAATACGACTTCAAGGACTCCGTGAAGGTCCTCCATCCCCTCGAGGTCCTTGCCGAAAGGGAAGGATTGAAGATAATCCGTGAGAAGGTAAAAATGTCCCTCAAGGGCGTGCGGGCCGTCGCCTACTATGGCTGCCTCATCACGAGGCCGCCGGAGATCATGCAGTGCGACGATCCCGAGTACCCTCTCCATATGGACAGGATCCTCGCGGCAGCAGGCATTGAGATGCTTGACTGGTCTTACAAGACTGAATGCTGCGGCGCCTCCCTCTCCCTTACAAGGAAAGATGTGGTGATAACGCTCTGCGAGCGCATCCTCACAGAAGCCGTCGCGAGGGGAGCCGACGTAATAGCCGTAGCGTGCCCCCTCTGTCACGCGAACCTCGATATGCGCCAGAAGGAAGTGGAGGAAAAATCCCAGAAGAAATCGTCTATCCCCATCCTTTATTTTACCGAGCTCCTGTCCCTCGCCTTCGGCATCCCGCCTTCTCAGGTCCCCCTCTCGCGCCACCTTACCAGCGCCGCCCCCCTTCTCGAGAAGATCGGCGCCCTGTCAAAGGGGTGAAGTCCGGGAAGCAGATCTTCCCGTGCGCCAGCCCATCACCGCCAGGGGCTGACGGCAAGGAGTAATAATCGATGAAGGCTCCAGAAAAAGAGCAGTGCCACAGAGAGGCAATCGACGAGCTTCTCTGGCAGGAGATAAATGTGGCCCTTGCAAAAGGCGGGCTCATTGCCGCCCTCATCGGCTTTATAATGGGCACTTCCCTCATCTTCCTCTTCCTCCGCCTGAGAGTCCCTCATATCCTTATGGCCTCAAGCTTTGCCCTCTCCGGCGGAATACTTTCCCTCATTATCTCCCTTTACGCAAAGAAAGGCAGGGTGCGCAGGAAAGAGGCCTGGATCATCATGGTGACGCTCTCCCTCTACCCCAGCGTGTACTACCTGCTCAACGCCTTCACAAGCCGCGAATCGGCCATCCTGGAGATTATCGCGAGCCCCACCTTCGGCGCCTACCTCATCGGCATCATGTTCTCCATACTGTTCTTTGACTGGCGCCTTTCTTATGTCACGGGCTTACTTTCAGGATTCGGGTATTTCCTCGCCTACCTCGCCGTGACCCCGGGAGCCATCTCGGCGTATTTTTCCGATCCCTCCTGCCTGTTCTCCCTCGTGCTGTCAAAACCCCCTGTCTATGTCTCCAAGAGCCTCCTGCTCGTGGGCTCGGGCATTCTGGCCGGCTTCATCTCGGGCCTTCTCAAGCGCTTCATCACGAGGCTCCTTGACGAGCAGCAGGAAAGGTTCGCCCTCACCGAAGCCTTCACGAGGGAGCTGCTGGAGACCCAGAAGGAGATTGCCCACCGCCTCCTCATAGCAGCGGAGCTCAGAGACAACGACACGGGGATGCACCTGCAAAGGATGAGCCGTTACTGCGCCATACTCGGGCATCAGTGCGGCCTCGATGAAAAGGAGACTGCCGAGCTTCTCGAGGCGAGCCCCATGCATGACGTGGGGAAAATAGGCATCCCCGACGCCATCCTGATGAAAAACGGCAAGCTCACCGATGAGGAGTGGGTGGTGATGAAGACACACGCCGAAATAGGCGGGACCATGCTCAGGGATACCACCTCGCCGCTCCTGGAAAAAGCCCGCATCATCGCCCTCACCCACCATGAAAAGTGGGACGGCACGGGCTACCCCCGGGGCCTCAAGGGCGGGGAGATCCCCCTCCTCGGAAGAATCACCTGCATCTGTGACGTCTTTGACGCCCTCACCTCCACGCGGCCTTACAAGAAGGCATGGACCGTCGAGGAGGCGATGGCGGAGATAAGAAAGAAGAGCGGAAGCGACTTTGATCCCGCCCTGGTGGAGGCCTTCGAAAAGGTCCTTCCCGAGGTGGTGGAGGTGAAGGATCGCTATTCGTCGGGGGGCTGAGGGGAAGAAAAATCCCATGAGCGGTGAAGCTTGAGGAGGTTCCCATGAAACTGCTGGCTGACGCGGTGCGCTTCCTGGGCCTGCGCCGCTCAATGATCGGCCTTCTCGGAATGGTGGTCCTCGTCGGGATGGGTGAGCGGATGGCAGAGCGCTTCCTGCCGCTCTATCTGCTGGCCCTCGGAGGCACCGACATTATCATAGGGCTCCTCGCCGGCCTGGACGATCTGCTCTCGGCGCTCTACTCCTTCCCCGGCGGGTACCTCTCAGACAGGCTGGGCACCAAGCGAGCGCTGGCCGTTTTCAACGTGATCGCAATGGTCGGCTATCTGGTGGTGATCCTGATACCTGCGTGGCCGGCGGTAATCGTCGGATCGTTCTTCTTCCTCTCGTGGTCGGCCATAAGCCTGCCGGCATCAATGTCGCTGGTGAGCAGCGTGCTGCCTTCGAAGCAGCGCACCATGGGCGTCACGATGCATTCCCTGGTGCGCCGCTTCCCAATGGCCCTCGGGCCGGTAGTCGGTGGCGCGCTGATCGGAATCTATGGCGTTGAACAGGGCGTCCGGGCCGCTTTCATAGTGGCCATGCTTCTGGCGCTGGTCGCTCTGGTCATGCAGCAGCGCCTTATTTCCGAGCCAGAGAAACCGGACAAGGCCGACGCTGCCCGGCCGGCCCTGCGCACCGTCTGGAGAGAGATGCCGCCGGCACTCAAAGAGCTTCTGATCTCCGATATTCTGGTTCGCTTCTGCGAGCGCATTCCTTACGCCTTCGTGGTAATCTGGGCCACCCGCCTGATCCGCGCCCCTGTCAGCGAGCTCGAGTTCGGCTGGCTGACGGCCATTGAAATGGCCACCGCCGTCCTTATCTATATCCCTGTGGCATGGCTTGCCGACCGCGGCCGCAAGAAGCCTTTCGTGGCCGTCACCTTCGGCTTCTTCACCATCTTCCCGCTGATCCTTCTCTTCTGCCAGTCGTGGTGGACGCTGGTCCTGGCCTTCATGGTGCGCGGACTCAAGGAGTTCGGTGAGCCGACGCGCAAGGCGCTGATCATGGACCTGGC
This sequence is a window from Candidatus Eremiobacterota bacterium. Protein-coding genes within it:
- a CDS encoding hydrogenase iron-sulfur subunit; this encodes MENFEPQIIAFCCHYCAFAAADLAGSMRLEYPPNVKIIRLPCTGKIDVLHLLKSFEEGADGIFVAGCLEGTCHFLKGNIRAKRRVEYARELMTEAGIDAERLAMYNLSSAEGSRFAAIAREMTAKIRKLGPLGRPVRERV
- a CDS encoding 4Fe-4S dicluster domain-containing protein, which codes for MKGEQCDTALSAGLLGSEFTAAIAKLSGSKVTLCYQCHRCSSGCPISRFAMDDAPSKIIHAIRLGLKDMVLGSNTIWICASCKTCTARCPQGIDIAAVMDAARKISLREGFNPPEKDITIFYEEMLRMVKLTGRSFEPGLIGMLKLRTGNFTEDLGLGLTLLLKGKLPVLPHISSATPELNRLISRARKMEEGK
- a CDS encoding CoB--CoM heterodisulfide reductase iron-sulfur subunit B family protein; amino-acid sequence: MKDRYALYEGCSLHGTGREYYESLKAVFKILAVRLDKVQHWTCCGTSSRISESPLVAAALPLRNIIQAEKQGKTDVLAPCAACFARLKDSLYKYREKAELRESLRSLFEYDFKDSVKVLHPLEVLAEREGLKIIREKVKMSLKGVRAVAYYGCLITRPPEIMQCDDPEYPLHMDRILAAAGIEMLDWSYKTECCGASLSLTRKDVVITLCERILTEAVARGADVIAVACPLCHANLDMRQKEVEEKSQKKSSIPILYFTELLSLAFGIPPSQVPLSRHLTSAAPLLEKIGALSKG
- a CDS encoding HD domain-containing phosphohydrolase yields the protein MKAPEKEQCHREAIDELLWQEINVALAKGGLIAALIGFIMGTSLIFLFLRLRVPHILMASSFALSGGILSLIISLYAKKGRVRRKEAWIIMVTLSLYPSVYYLLNAFTSRESAILEIIASPTFGAYLIGIMFSILFFDWRLSYVTGLLSGFGYFLAYLAVTPGAISAYFSDPSCLFSLVLSKPPVYVSKSLLLVGSGILAGFISGLLKRFITRLLDEQQERFALTEAFTRELLETQKEIAHRLLIAAELRDNDTGMHLQRMSRYCAILGHQCGLDEKETAELLEASPMHDVGKIGIPDAILMKNGKLTDEEWVVMKTHAEIGGTMLRDTTSPLLEKARIIALTHHEKWDGTGYPRGLKGGEIPLLGRITCICDVFDALTSTRPYKKAWTVEEAMAEIRKKSGSDFDPALVEAFEKVLPEVVEVKDRYSSGG
- a CDS encoding MFS transporter; this encodes MKLEEVPMKLLADAVRFLGLRRSMIGLLGMVVLVGMGERMAERFLPLYLLALGGTDIIIGLLAGLDDLLSALYSFPGGYLSDRLGTKRALAVFNVIAMVGYLVVILIPAWPAVIVGSFFFLSWSAISLPASMSLVSSVLPSKQRTMGVTMHSLVRRFPMALGPVVGGALIGIYGVEQGVRAAFIVAMLLALVALVMQQRLISEPEKPDKADAARPALRTVWREMPPALKELLISDILVRFCERIPYAFVVIWATRLIRAPVSELEFGWLTAIEMATAVLIYIPVAWLADRGRKKPFVAVTFGFFTIFPLILLFCQSWWTLVLAFMVRGLKEFGEPTRKALIMDLAPADRRAATFGAYYLARDMVVSLAAFGGGFLWLVSPRVNLLVAFGFGLLGTAWFILRGGDLGVEKGK